AAAATTAGAGAAGGCCAAAAACGAGTTGAAAATATTAAAAGAAACCCTCAATAAAAGTAACGACGAGGGTACAGACTCTACTTCCGGAAATACCAAAGTGCTTGAGGACGGAGCAGATACAGCTGAAAAAGAAAACCTTAGTCAATTGGCTGCACGCCAGCAGAAGTTTATAAATAACCTGGAGAGCGCATTGGTAAGAATAAAAAATGGTACTTATGGTGTCTGTTCTGTAACCGGCAAATTGATCTCTAAGGATCGTTTACGTGCAGTACCTCACACAACCCAATCTATAGAAGCTAAACTAAGCCAGCAGAATTAATCGGTGGATTTTCTTCAGAATCATATAGAGGCGTTGATATTTTGTTCGCCCGGCCCTATAAAGGTTAATGAACTTAAGGCATGCCTCTCTGAGATGTTTGAGGCAGATGTACCAGAAAAGGACATTGAAGAAGCTTTAAAAAAACTGAAAGAAAAATTTGAATCTGATGAATTTTCTTTCAGTTTAAACCATTCCGGAGGAGGTTACCAATTCTTAACAAAACCGGCATATCAGGCCAGCATAGGTATAATGCTGAAGCAGCAATCCAAAAGAAGATTGTCTACCTCCGCATTGGAAACACTTTCTATCATTGCCTATAAGCAGCCTGTTACCAAGTCAGATGTGGAGAGTATCCGTGGTGTTAACTGCGATTATGCAGTACAGAAGCTTCTGGAAAAAGGCCTGCTGGAGATCAAAGGAAAATCAGAATCAATCGGCAGGCCATTACTATATGGAACCAGCGATTTTTTTATGGAGTACTTTGGTATCAATAGTCTGAATGAATTGCCGACACCAAAAGATTTTGCGCCTGCAGATGATAATTCAATCGGAGAAGAGTCAGAAAATTGACTTTGTCCGTCAAACATTTAAAACCCAGTAGCGATACTGCGTTATCTTATGAAAAAATCAAGAAAACCAGAAAACAAACGTAGCAAGGCTGATGTGAAGGGCCGCGCCAGGTCACAATCCACGTCAAAAGCCAAAAAGGATACTCCTAATATTCCGAAGCAGGATACTCCACAAGAGATTCGCTTGAATAAATATATCTCCAACGCCGGAGTCTGTTCCAGACGAGAGGCGGATAAACTCATAGCTGCCGGAGAAATAAAAGTTAACGGACAGGTAATTACAGAACTTGGTTATAAAGTTGAGGCTACTGATAAGGTTGTGTATAAAGGGAAGAATTTAACCCCGGAAAAGTCTGTTTATGTACTGCTCAATAAGCCAAAGGATTTTATTACCACTACCGATGATCCGGAAAACCGCAGGACAGTAATGGAGCTGGTAAAAAACGCCTGCGAGGAAAGAATATACCCTGTAGGCCGACTTGATAGAAATACAACGGGACTTTTGCTTTTTACTAATGATGGAGAGCTTGCCCGCAAGCTGGCCCACCCTTCTCACAAAGTGAAAAAAATCTATAGGGTAGAGCTGGATAAGAATATTACCAAAGAAGATTTTGTGAAGATTGAAGAAGGGCTGGAGCTTGAAGATGGAGTGGCCGTGGTAGATGGCTTAGGCATAGTGGATAACAATAAAAAAATACTCGGGATTGAAATTCACATCGGAAAGAACCGAATAGTACGACGAATTTTTGAGCACCTTGGTTATGAAGTGATAAAACTTGACAGAGTAATGTATGGCCCGCTGGATAAACTTAATCTTCCAAGAGGTAAATGGAGGTTTTTGACAGATAAGGAAATAGACAAATTAAAGCGGCTAAACTAGCATCCTCCGGTTTTATTTTGTGCCGTCAGAGTTCAGGCTCGGGAATAACAATTTTGAAAGTTGATCCCACCCCCGGTGAAGACTCCAGAGATATGGTGCCGTTGAGTTTCTTAACGGCCTCTTTAACAATAAACAGCCCTAACCCGGAGCCTTGTGAGTCAGTTGAAGCCCTGTAAAACATGTCAAAGATCTTCGAATGGTGCTTGGGGTCAATGCCATTTCCATTGTCTGAGATAGTGATGGTAACAACTCCTCCTGATTTATGAAAACCAACTTTAATGTAAGGATCTGCCTTGGAGAGATCATGATATTTGACGGAGTTAGAGATTAAATTATTCAATATAGTTACTAATCTGTCTTTATCTCCGTTAAGCAGATTCTTTTCATTGGGTTCATAATCAAGCCTGATAGCCGATGCCCCTTTGGCAAATTTTACTGCACCAATTACATCATCCAGCAGTACATTGAAATCCAGTTTGGTTACGCTAAGTATCCTTTTACTGTTTTTAGAATAGTTAAGTATGTCGTTAATCACCTCATCCAGTTTTTGGATTCGCCCTTCTATCCGTTCAAAAATTTCCAGGGTTTCCTGGTCTTTACTTTGGTGCTTGGCAAGGTAGGTGAGGCCTAGTATTGAAGCTATTGGAGAACGAAGGTCATGGGAGGTACTGTAAAAAAAGCTATCAAGCTCTGCATTGGCTTTTTTAAGGTCGCGACGTTCATTCTCTAACAACCAAATGACCATCCCCATACCTATAAGCGCCTGAAGAAAAAAGTCCAGAAGCCCAAGGTGAGCAACATATGGAAATTTGTATTCTATACCAATAAGTGGTAGCAGACCTACAATAAAATAGTTGATCTGTTCAAGACCAAACACTATAAAAGCCACCGTAAGCAATTTTTTACCAAGCCCTTTAAAAGTTGAGGTAGTAATTATTATCCAGATTCCTGTGGCCAGAAAGCCTGCGCCTGTAATGAGTGCTCTCACACTTACCCTTACAAAAAATCTCTCATCTGAGGCAGAAGTATCATTAAGGAATAGTATACCAGATACTGTTGCAAGTGCGATGGCAAGCAGTAGTATCATGAATAATCTTGATTTTTGAAACTTTCTTTCATTGATTAACTCCCATGTACCGATAAAAAGTAAAACGGTTTGAATATAGGAAGCACTTATCGACACAATAGTTAGTGAAACCCAAACGGGATGGTCGACAGGATATATCCACATGATTTGTAAAATGGAGGCAGCAGTAAGCAAGTATAAAGCAAAAGCACACCAGCTTAAAGACCAGATCTTGAGATAGTGCTTGCGGTAGACATTAAAGGTGTACAGAAATAAAAATGCCAGGATGATGCACCAAACTCCTTGCATCAGGTGCTGAGAAAAAAGTCTTATCGAAATTTCAGGCAATGGGAAATGATTTTTTTAAATTTCCTAAAAGGTAATTACAACCGCTTAAGTTATCAAGAACAATTATAAATTAGAGGGAAAAATAGTATGCTTGCATACTATTTTTGGTCATATGTGTTAATTTTAAGCCTATAATCTAAACTACCTAAAGAAACATAACTGATGAAAAACACCAATAACATAAAACAAAAAAGTCCCGAATTTCTTCGGGACTTTGATGTGGTGCTGAGTGGGCTCGAACCACCGACTCACGGATTTTCAGTCCGATGCTCTACCAACTGAGCTACAGCACCGTTGTAAGAGGATGCAAAACTATATAATTTTATAATTGATGCAAATAAAAATAATAAATTTATACATATAAATTTACTTGGAATGGAATACATAGGACAGATAGCATTTTTAATCATACTTGGAGCAGCCACGTTTGTGCTGCTTAAACGCATTAGGCGTATAAAAAGCAATATTAATCTGGGTAAGGATGTTGAGATAAACGATAGCACTTCTCAGCGGTGGAAGAATATGTTTTTGATCGCGTTTGGTCAGAAAAAAATGTTCAAAAGACCTCTCCCAGCCTTTCTTCACTTGCTGATTTATGTAGGCTTCCTGGTCATTAATATTGAAGTGCTTGAATTTGTGCTGGATGGACTGAGCGGGCAGCATCGTATGTTTGCTCCGTTTCTTGGGGACGTCTATCCAGTGTTGATGAATATTTTTGAGTTTCTTGCCGTTGCAGTCCTTTTCTCCTGTACCGTTTTCCTCATTCGCCGGAATATTATTAAGGTAAAGCGGTTTCATGCCCGTGAGATGACTGCTTGGCCAAAGCTTGATGCAAACCTGATATTGATCATAGAGATAGTGTTGATGATTGCTATTCTCACTATGAATGCTGCAGACCAATTGTTGCAGCGATCTAATCCTGAGCATTATACAGCCACGGGCTCATTATTTTTCAGCTCTATGCTGATGCCTCTTTTTGAAGGAATGGATGCTGCCACGCTTATTTTTATTGAAAGAGCAGCATGGTGGTTTCACATAGTGGGTATCCTTGGTTTTGCTATTTATGTTACCTACTCCAAGCACCTCCATATTTTTATGGCCTTCCCCAATACATACTACGGCACACTTACGCCTAAAGGCCAGATGAAAAATATGGATGCCGTGACCAATGAAGTAAATATGATGCTGGGCATTCAGCCGGAAGGTGGTACACCCCCGCCTGCACCTGAGGAGATCGGCAGGTTTGGTGCAAAAGATATCAATGACCTGACCTGGAAAAACCTAATGGATGCCTATGCCTGTACAGAATGTGGCCGTTGTACTTCTGAGTGCCCTGCTAACCAGACAGGCAAGCTGTTATCTCCGAGAAAAATAATGATGGATACCCGCGACAGGGCAGAGGAAGTTGGTAAAAGTCTGGCTACAGGTGGTAAAGGGCTGGAAGATGGCAAAACTTTGCTGCATGATTTTATTACCAAGGAAGAGATCAATGCATGCACAAGCTGCCAGGCGTGTGTTGAAGCATGCCCGGTAAGTATCGATCCGCTGGATATTATTTACCAGCTCAAGAGGTATGTAGCTATGGAAGAGTCTGGCTCTCCTGCGAGCTGGAATAGCATGTTCCAGAATATTGAAACCAATTTTGCTCCTTGGAAATTTGCCCCTACCGATAGGTTTAAATGGGCTGATGACCTGAAAAAAGAAGAAGCATAAAAAGAAATTGACGAAATAAATAAGATATCTAAGCTATGAGCGATAATAAATATAAAGTACCCACCATGGCCGAAATGGCTGCCAAAGGAGAGTCACCTGAAATCTTATTCTGGGTAGGCTGTGCTGGTTCTTATGACGACAGATATAAAAACGTTACACGGGCGTTTGTAAAAATATTGAATGTGGTAGGTGTTTCATTTGCCGTATTGGGTCCTGAAGAAACCTGTACTGGTGACCCTGCACGAAGGGCTGGCAATGAGTTTCTGTTTCAGATGCAGGCTGTTTCGAACATTCAGGTATTGAATGGCTATAATGTTAAAAAAGTAGTGACGGCTTGCCCGCATTGCTTCAATACGTTGAAGAATGAATATCCTGCCCTTGGGGGAAATTATGAAGTGATACACCATTCTACTTTTCTACAACAGTTGATCAATCAGGGGAAAGTATCCCTGAAAGGAGGAGGCGAATTTAAAGGAAGAAAGATTACTTACCATGATTCTTGTTATCTGGGGCGTGCCAATAACATATATGAAGCGCCAAGAGAAGTGCTTGAGGCGCTGGATGCCGAATTGGTCGAGATGAAACGCTGCAAGACCAAAGGCTTTTGCTGTGGAGCGGGAGGCGGTCAGATGTTTAAAGATGCCGAACCAGGCAACAAAGAAGTGAACATCGATAGAACAGAAGAGGCTTTAAGCACCGGCGCAGATACTATTGCTGTAGGTTGTCCTTTTTGTATGACTATGATGAGTGACGGTGTGAAAAACAAAGAAAAAGAAGCTGAGGTGAAGGTAAAAGACCTTGCTGAGCTTATTGCCGAAGGCCTTGGCGAAAAATAAGAGTCGATAAACAAAAGGCCCGGGCTGATCTCCGGGCCTTAACCTTAAAAAACTAACAACATATTTCTGCCCATTATTTTTTAAATTCATAAGCCAGGCCTACGGATACTATTCCTGCGCTATACAAATTTGCCCTCTTTACGATCAGGTCTATGTACCTGAAATACCCCACATTAAGACTGATGCTTTTAAGTAGCTCCACGGACGATTTGACTTCCAAAGCCGTGAACTCGGTACCTTCACCCCTGACAAAATCTACTATAGCGCCTTCTCCCAATGATTTTTGAAACGATAACCCGGCGATAACCCAAACCTTTGAAGCGATCAAGCCACCAAACTCTGCGCCACTTACAGCCTGATGCGTAAAGTCGACCCCTTCGTACTGAGTTCGATAATTGAGTGTTGAATATACTGAAACATAGGCAGGTACCTGGTGAAATGAATGAGAGGCAGCCACCATTAACCTAAAATTCCACTCACCATCACCTGCTGGCAAATTGATCTGTTCGAAATCATTTTGCTTGTTTTGTGCATAGTTGTTTGCCTTAGCTGTCGGTATATCAGTGATCAGGCTGATGGATACCGGAAACTTGCCCTGGAGCAGGCCATATTTTAAACCTATAGGCAAATCACCCAAAGCAGTTATTTTCTCCGTGGTTTCAAAGTAATGATGTTTGATAACCGGACCGTAGCTGATGATTGTCAACCGGTCGGCAATTCCATATTCACCATAAAGCCCCGTGATGGACTGCGCGAATTCAGAGGTTTTTAATTGATTGCCTGATAGGTTGAAGTAAGTATCAGATGCTCCGTAACTGGTTTTGAGTTTTATATAATACTCTCCTTTTTTCCGAGTCCAGCCGCTTTGGGCATAGGCCGTTGATAAACAAAGGAATGCTGTCCCTATCAACAGGGACAAGCATTTGCCTGTAAGTCCATACCTGCTCATGGGTCTAATTCAGTTCAGCATATCCAAAAGGGATGTTTGCTGATCCACACCATAGAATGACATGAGTGAATTTGCTGGCTGCGGCAGGCTCCAGTTTAAAGAAGTTCTCCCCTGTAGAACTTACCGGGCCTATAAGCCTCAGGTCGGGGTTGCCACTGCCAGGGTCAGCTTTATACTCGCTAGAAGTAGACAAGTAAACAGTAACGGTACCGGTGGCAAGGGTCGTGGAAAAATCAGAACCGAAGCGCAGGAACTGTGTGCCATTTTCGTCAGTTCCCAGTTCTGCGGTGCCTGTACTTCCCGTGTCATTTTGCTCTACAAAAGTACCATCTGTTGTAGCGGTAAAGGCTCCCTGCGGCATGCTGGTGTCGATCAGTACTTCTTCAGTATCATCATCACCGCAAGCCATAAATACAGCCAAAGACATTATTACTATTCCGAACTTTTTCAACATGGTTTTAAAATTTTATGGTTTAACATGTTATCAAAAATCGGCTTCAAGTATCACGGAAATATCACGAAAGCATAACGTAACTCTAAAGCTTTAAAAATGCACCAACCGCATAGCTTGGGTTGGCAAAAATCAGCTGCCCGGAAAAGGCAGTTCCATATGATACCGAGATGCCGAAGGCTTTGGTGAAGTTAAAGGCGATCTCTGGTGAGAAAGACATATATTCGGTATTGTTGGCGAACAGGCTAGTACCTACGGCATTGAAATTATCGGCTCCATTATTCAATGATTCAACGCCGAAAACACGGGCTATCAGGGTTACTTTGCTGATCGAGATACCGGCTTCAACACCATACAGGAATTCATCCGAATAGTCATTGGTACGGTTGTTCAGGCCTGCTCTTAGTGAAAGGAAAGGATAGAATTTCCCAACCTTAAAAGCTCTGCTGGCATCAATGGAAATCATCTGGTTAAATTCTCCGTCTCCGGTTTGTAATGATCCGTCCCTTCCTCCACTGTCATTACCAAGAGGCAGCCCTAAAGTTAGCGTAGCGCTTACTACAATCGATTTATCTGTAATCAAACCATATTTTATGCTCAGATCAGTATCTCCTAATGAATTTACAGCATCACCTTCAGCTATTAGTTGACCTGTTGTACCTGATACCTGCTCGTTTAGCGTAGCCCTGCTAAAAAAAGGAAAATAAAGGATCCCGGTTAGCCGGTCAGTGAAACCATATTCGGCATAAATGCTGGTGTTGTAGGTTCCCCTGGTAAGGTTGGGATCAATCATGCCTGTATTGGTATAGTGCTGGTCAGAGATTACCCACCACTGGCTCAGTTTAAGGAACATCCCACCTTTCGGCTGGGGCCATCCTCCGCCTGCCATGGTTTCAGTTGAAAACCAAATGAAACCCATTACGAAAATAGTCTTAATAATTCTCATTGCTCTAAGGATTTAGTGTTCCGTTACCCACCGGCACTACAAAAGGTTTGCAGTAAAACAGTACTATATTGTATTCAAAAAGATCAGATGTTGCGGTAATTTCATACGATTGAGCCCCGCTAAACTTTGCCACTTTGGCTACCTCAAGAGCACCATTGGTAGTATTGGCATTGTTGGAAAGGTATACATACAAACCGGGGAGAGCGGATGTAGTATTAAAGTTATCCGCAAACTCCAGGATCAGGCCGTTGCTTCCCTTTTTTAGTGTTACATCACCTGAAAGCGGGTATGAGCTCACAGTTTGCAGGGTCGCTGATCTTAGCTCCACGTCCCCGCTGGTTTCGTCGCCTGCTGTTACTTCCAGTGAAGTGGCAATGTCTTCTGCAAGTACACTGAGGGTAGCTGTACCAGGAGTCAGCGCAATGGCTAGTCCTGAATTTTCTATTGAAATGACGGATTCGTCTGACGATGTCCATACAAAAACCACATTTTCCTCCTGGCCGATATTGTTAAAGTATTTAGCAGAAAACTGGTGGGATTCGCCAACTTTGAGAGAAGTTATCGGGTTGTCTATAACAATCTTTTCCTCCATTTCATCGTCAATAATATCTGTGCCGATACAGCCGGAGAGTGTTAAAAGCATGATAAATAGTCTTTTCATGATTGAGCAGTTTGATATTGTGGCAATTGAAATGAAAATGTGGTACCGTAATTGACCTTGCTACTCAGGTGGATCGTTGCATTATGAATTTCCAGTATTTTTTTGACAATGGCTAATCCTAATCCGGTATTGTTATTATCAAGGCTGATCCGCTTGTCCCCGATATGATAGCGGTCAAAAATGAATGGGATTTGATCTTTGGGGATGCCAGGACCCGAGTCTGATACCTTTATTTCAACATACTGATCTTCCTGATCCACCTCTACCTGTATTTTGCCGCCTTTAGGTGTAAATTTTAAGGCGTTATCAATCAGGTTTTGCAGCACACGCTCTATCAACCCGACATCTGCGAATACCAGTGTATTGGCCTGATGCTTGGACGTGGTAATTTCGATGTTCTTTTGCCGGGCCAGGAGCTGGAATTTTTGACGGATGTCATTGATTAGCTCCTGAATAAAGAATGGCTCTTTTTTAGGGCTTACCTGCTTCGATTCCAGTTTGGAAAGTTCGAACAGTTCATCAACCAGTTTCCTGAGTTTTTCGGTGCTTTCAAGGATGATCTTAAGATATTTTTCACGCTCGTCTTCCGACAATGTTTTTCTTTTGATCATTAAAGTTTCTATATAGCCATGTATTACGGCAAGAGGGGTGCGCAGGTCATGCGAGACATTGCCGACTAGCTCCCGTCGCAGGTTTTCCATCGATTTCAGGTTTTCGATATTACCTACTATGGTATCCGCCATTTCATTAAATGCCAGGGCAAGGTCATTAATGCCTCCTTCTGACTTAACCGGTATCCGCGCACTCATTTCTCCATTTTGAAAGCGCTTGACAGTACGTGTAATGCGGTTGATGTTACGGGTGATGAGCCATATGATCAGCAACCCAAGTACAAGGGCTACAAACAAAGTGATAAATATTGCTCTGCCGCCCAGCCGTAATATATAGCTATTCCACATGTAGGCAGATACAGAGTCATACTCTTCACTGGCGAGTACTACATAGACATAGCCAAGGGTTTTATCATTTTCCAGGATTGGAGCCGCCGAAAATACTTTTTGAACCCCCGGGTTTCTGGGATCGTCTCCCACGATGTATTTTCTTTCATCTGAATGAATAAACTGGCGGACCGGCCCCAGGTTTACGGAGTCCATTTTTACCTTTTTATAAGGAGCC
This region of Fulvivirga ulvae genomic DNA includes:
- a CDS encoding (Fe-S)-binding protein, yielding MEYIGQIAFLIILGAATFVLLKRIRRIKSNINLGKDVEINDSTSQRWKNMFLIAFGQKKMFKRPLPAFLHLLIYVGFLVINIEVLEFVLDGLSGQHRMFAPFLGDVYPVLMNIFEFLAVAVLFSCTVFLIRRNIIKVKRFHAREMTAWPKLDANLILIIEIVLMIAILTMNAADQLLQRSNPEHYTATGSLFFSSMLMPLFEGMDAATLIFIERAAWWFHIVGILGFAIYVTYSKHLHIFMAFPNTYYGTLTPKGQMKNMDAVTNEVNMMLGIQPEGGTPPPAPEEIGRFGAKDINDLTWKNLMDAYACTECGRCTSECPANQTGKLLSPRKIMMDTRDRAEEVGKSLATGGKGLEDGKTLLHDFITKEEINACTSCQACVEACPVSIDPLDIIYQLKRYVAMEESGSPASWNSMFQNIETNFAPWKFAPTDRFKWADDLKKEEA
- a CDS encoding (Fe-S)-binding protein, whose protein sequence is MSDNKYKVPTMAEMAAKGESPEILFWVGCAGSYDDRYKNVTRAFVKILNVVGVSFAVLGPEETCTGDPARRAGNEFLFQMQAVSNIQVLNGYNVKKVVTACPHCFNTLKNEYPALGGNYEVIHHSTFLQQLINQGKVSLKGGGEFKGRKITYHDSCYLGRANNIYEAPREVLEALDAELVEMKRCKTKGFCCGAGGGQMFKDAEPGNKEVNIDRTEEALSTGADTIAVGCPFCMTMMSDGVKNKEKEAEVKVKDLAELIAEGLGEK
- a CDS encoding sensor histidine kinase — encoded protein: MQGVWCIILAFLFLYTFNVYRKHYLKIWSLSWCAFALYLLTAASILQIMWIYPVDHPVWVSLTIVSISASYIQTVLLFIGTWELINERKFQKSRLFMILLLAIALATVSGILFLNDTSASDERFFVRVSVRALITGAGFLATGIWIIITTSTFKGLGKKLLTVAFIVFGLEQINYFIVGLLPLIGIEYKFPYVAHLGLLDFFLQALIGMGMVIWLLENERRDLKKANAELDSFFYSTSHDLRSPIASILGLTYLAKHQSKDQETLEIFERIEGRIQKLDEVINDILNYSKNSKRILSVTKLDFNVLLDDVIGAVKFAKGASAIRLDYEPNEKNLLNGDKDRLVTILNNLISNSVKYHDLSKADPYIKVGFHKSGGVVTITISDNGNGIDPKHHSKIFDMFYRASTDSQGSGLGLFIVKEAVKKLNGTISLESSPGVGSTFKIVIPEPEL
- a CDS encoding DM13 domain-containing protein; translated protein: MKRLFIMLLTLSGCIGTDIIDDEMEEKIVIDNPITSLKVGESHQFSAKYFNNIGQEENVVFVWTSSDESVISIENSGLAIALTPGTATLSVLAEDIATSLEVTAGDETSGDVELRSATLQTVSSYPLSGDVTLKKGSNGLILEFADNFNTTSALPGLYVYLSNNANTTNGALEVAKVAKFSGAQSYEITATSDLFEYNIVLFYCKPFVVPVGNGTLNP
- a CDS encoding pseudouridine synthase: MKKSRKPENKRSKADVKGRARSQSTSKAKKDTPNIPKQDTPQEIRLNKYISNAGVCSRREADKLIAAGEIKVNGQVITELGYKVEATDKVVYKGKNLTPEKSVYVLLNKPKDFITTTDDPENRRTVMELVKNACEERIYPVGRLDRNTTGLLLFTNDGELARKLAHPSHKVKKIYRVELDKNITKEDFVKIEEGLELEDGVAVVDGLGIVDNNKKILGIEIHIGKNRIVRRIFEHLGYEVIKLDRVMYGPLDKLNLPRGKWRFLTDKEIDKLKRLN
- a CDS encoding TraR/DksA family transcriptional regulator; its protein translation is MSKEEKTRYSEAELNEFEELIIEKLEKAKNELKILKETLNKSNDEGTDSTSGNTKVLEDGADTAEKENLSQLAARQQKFINNLESALVRIKNGTYGVCSVTGKLISKDRLRAVPHTTQSIEAKLSQQN
- the scpB gene encoding SMC-Scp complex subunit ScpB, with the protein product MDFLQNHIEALIFCSPGPIKVNELKACLSEMFEADVPEKDIEEALKKLKEKFESDEFSFSLNHSGGGYQFLTKPAYQASIGIMLKQQSKRRLSTSALETLSIIAYKQPVTKSDVESIRGVNCDYAVQKLLEKGLLEIKGKSESIGRPLLYGTSDFFMEYFGINSLNELPTPKDFAPADDNSIGEESEN
- a CDS encoding DM13 domain-containing protein; this translates as MLKKFGIVIMSLAVFMACGDDDTEEVLIDTSMPQGAFTATTDGTFVEQNDTGSTGTAELGTDENGTQFLRFGSDFSTTLATGTVTVYLSTSSEYKADPGSGNPDLRLIGPVSSTGENFFKLEPAAASKFTHVILWCGSANIPFGYAELN
- a CDS encoding sensor histidine kinase, which translates into the protein MKIKNSSLGFFRKISLTLAGLLMVVGFSYVFITANLAEKYVQEKNQALNASIAEHIITEVKPFINGELSESATQDIMHHMMAINPSIEVYILNPKGKILSYVAPYKKVKMDSVNLGPVRQFIHSDERKYIVGDDPRNPGVQKVFSAAPILENDKTLGYVYVVLASEEYDSVSAYMWNSYILRLGGRAIFITLFVALVLGLLIIWLITRNINRITRTVKRFQNGEMSARIPVKSEGGINDLALAFNEMADTIVGNIENLKSMENLRRELVGNVSHDLRTPLAVIHGYIETLMIKRKTLSEDEREKYLKIILESTEKLRKLVDELFELSKLESKQVSPKKEPFFIQELINDIRQKFQLLARQKNIEITTSKHQANTLVFADVGLIERVLQNLIDNALKFTPKGGKIQVEVDQEDQYVEIKVSDSGPGIPKDQIPFIFDRYHIGDKRISLDNNNTGLGLAIVKKILEIHNATIHLSSKVNYGTTFSFQLPQYQTAQS